One part of the Sorangiineae bacterium MSr11954 genome encodes these proteins:
- a CDS encoding (2Fe-2S)-binding protein, whose product MKIDINGSIREIDAPPDMPLLWVLRELAGLPGTKFGCGMAQCGACTVHLDGKPVRSCVMPVSSVGARKVTTIEGLSSDGSHPVQRAWAEADVVQCGYCQSGQIMTAAALLEKNPNPTDADIDVALSGNVCRCGTYVRVREAIHLASKLKRGVR is encoded by the coding sequence ATGAAGATTGATATCAACGGATCCATTCGCGAAATCGATGCTCCGCCCGACATGCCGCTCCTGTGGGTGCTGCGGGAGCTCGCGGGCCTCCCCGGCACCAAGTTCGGGTGCGGCATGGCCCAGTGCGGCGCGTGTACGGTGCACCTCGATGGCAAACCGGTGCGCTCGTGCGTGATGCCCGTATCATCGGTCGGCGCGCGCAAGGTCACCACCATCGAGGGGCTCTCGAGCGATGGCTCGCACCCCGTGCAGCGCGCGTGGGCGGAGGCCGACGTGGTGCAGTGCGGCTATTGCCAATCCGGTCAAATTATGACCGCCGCCGCCCTCCTCGAGAAAAATCCCAATCCGACCGACGCCGACATCGATGTGGCCCTGTCCGGGAACGTCTGTCGTTGCGGCACCTACGTTCGCGTGCGTGAGGCGATTCACTTGGCGTCGAAGCTGAAACGAGGTGTCCGGTGA
- a CDS encoding xanthine dehydrogenase family protein molybdopterin-binding subunit, which yields MSERELSRRGFLQATSAAAAGLVITFHVPELARAAIAKPLPMPPANAFLRIGADDTVAVVIAHSEMGQGIWTGLAMMIAEELECDWSKVRPEHAPAAPVYAHPQWGVQSTGASTTTTGEFERYRTVGAIAKDMLVRAAAARWKVAPASCKVANGVITHGAHSFTFGQLAEEAMRLSPPASVKLKDPKDWKLLGTPVRRLDTPEKITGKAVFGMDIAFAGLRTAVVARPPAFGAKLVSFDGAAALRVPGVEKVVRIPNGVAVVAKHFWAAKTGRDALVCEWGKPEGGGVTSRALLADYRAQARKPGAIVVEAGKVDAALAGATSRHEVYYEFPYLAHAPMEPLNCTVKIDGDRCEIWTGTQGQTLDQNAAARILGIAPDKVQIHTPFLGGGFGRRGVPTSDFVSEAVHVAKAAGVPVKVVWTREDDIRGGYYRPAYVHRVQVGLDAKGMPVAWDHVIVGQSILAGTMLEPKNGLDHTSFEGVDASPYLEGLRAKRVSLHSPKTSVPVLWWRSVGATHTAFALESLVDELAHAAGQDPLAYRLALLRPKPRFAAVLQLAADKAGWGTALPAGRARGLAVHESFGSIIAQVVEISIADHRIQVHQVTCAVDCGTVINPLAVEAQVQGSIAFGLTAALHGELTLVEGRVQESNFHDYPPLRMFEMPKVSVHVVPSDARGRAMGGIGEPATAPIAPAVANAVFALTKQRLRKLPLRLASESLASEMPKP from the coding sequence ATGTCCGAACGCGAGCTCTCACGGCGCGGGTTCCTGCAGGCGACGAGCGCCGCGGCGGCAGGCTTGGTGATCACGTTCCACGTGCCCGAGCTCGCGCGCGCCGCCATCGCCAAGCCGCTGCCCATGCCGCCGGCCAATGCTTTTTTGCGGATCGGGGCCGACGATACGGTGGCGGTGGTCATTGCCCACTCCGAAATGGGGCAGGGCATCTGGACCGGTCTCGCCATGATGATCGCCGAGGAGCTGGAGTGCGATTGGTCCAAGGTGCGCCCGGAGCACGCTCCGGCCGCCCCCGTGTATGCCCATCCGCAATGGGGCGTTCAGTCGACCGGCGCTTCGACCACCACCACCGGCGAGTTCGAGCGCTACCGCACGGTGGGGGCCATCGCCAAGGACATGCTGGTGCGCGCCGCCGCCGCGCGCTGGAAGGTTGCGCCTGCGAGCTGCAAGGTCGCAAACGGCGTGATCACGCATGGTGCGCATTCGTTCACCTTTGGCCAGCTCGCCGAGGAGGCCATGCGCCTTTCGCCGCCCGCCTCGGTGAAGCTCAAGGATCCGAAGGACTGGAAGCTCCTCGGGACCCCCGTGCGCCGGCTCGACACCCCGGAGAAGATCACGGGCAAGGCGGTATTCGGAATGGATATCGCATTTGCCGGCTTGCGTACGGCCGTGGTGGCGCGCCCGCCGGCGTTCGGCGCCAAGCTGGTCTCCTTCGATGGCGCGGCTGCGCTTCGGGTGCCGGGGGTCGAAAAGGTGGTGCGCATCCCCAATGGGGTGGCCGTCGTGGCGAAGCATTTCTGGGCCGCCAAGACCGGGCGCGATGCGTTGGTGTGCGAATGGGGCAAACCGGAGGGCGGCGGTGTCACCTCGCGCGCCTTGCTCGCCGATTACCGCGCGCAGGCCCGCAAACCGGGCGCCATCGTGGTCGAAGCCGGCAAGGTCGACGCGGCGCTCGCCGGCGCGACCTCGCGGCACGAGGTGTATTACGAGTTTCCGTACCTCGCCCACGCGCCCATGGAGCCCCTCAACTGCACGGTGAAGATCGACGGCGACCGCTGCGAGATCTGGACGGGGACCCAGGGCCAGACCCTGGATCAGAACGCCGCCGCGCGCATCCTCGGGATCGCGCCCGACAAGGTTCAAATCCATACGCCCTTTCTCGGCGGCGGTTTTGGACGTCGCGGGGTGCCCACGTCCGACTTCGTCTCGGAGGCCGTTCACGTGGCCAAAGCGGCGGGCGTTCCGGTCAAGGTCGTGTGGACCCGCGAGGACGATATCCGCGGCGGATACTATCGCCCCGCGTATGTGCACCGCGTGCAGGTCGGCTTGGATGCCAAGGGAATGCCCGTCGCTTGGGATCATGTGATCGTCGGGCAATCCATCCTGGCCGGCACCATGCTCGAGCCGAAAAATGGGCTCGATCACACCTCCTTCGAGGGGGTCGACGCGTCGCCGTACCTCGAAGGATTGCGCGCCAAGCGCGTCTCGCTCCACTCGCCCAAGACGTCTGTACCCGTGCTTTGGTGGCGCTCGGTCGGCGCCACGCACACCGCGTTTGCCCTCGAGAGCTTGGTGGACGAGCTCGCCCACGCGGCCGGGCAAGATCCGCTGGCGTACCGCCTGGCGCTCTTGCGCCCCAAGCCGCGGTTCGCGGCCGTGCTCCAGCTCGCGGCCGACAAAGCCGGGTGGGGGACCGCGTTGCCCGCGGGGCGCGCGCGGGGCCTCGCGGTGCACGAGTCGTTCGGGAGCATCATCGCCCAGGTGGTGGAGATCTCGATCGCCGACCATCGCATTCAGGTGCACCAGGTGACGTGCGCGGTGGACTGCGGCACCGTGATCAACCCGCTCGCGGTGGAGGCGCAGGTTCAGGGGAGCATCGCGTTCGGGTTGACGGCCGCGCTCCACGGTGAGCTCACCCTCGTCGAGGGCCGCGTGCAGGAGAGCAACTTTCACGATTATCCGCCGCTGCGGATGTTCGAAATGCCGAAGGTGTCCGTCCACGTCGTCCCGAGCGATGCGCGCGGACGCGCGATGGGGGGCATCGGTGAGCCGGCGACCGCGCCCATCGCGCCCGCCGTGGCCAATGCGGTGTTTGCGTTGACCAAGCAGCGGCTGCGAAAGCTCCCCCTTCGCCTCGCATCGGAAAGTCTTGCATCGGAAATGCCAAAGCCATGA
- a CDS encoding AraC family transcriptional regulator, whose protein sequence is MPPDTLAEAITRYMDRHPSTDGFCSTELEAMAFSRSDRPTSPLPTLYRVALLCIVVQGAKRVMLGTEAFDYDSMQYVAPCMDLPMVANVTRATAREPFLALKLELDIDILRELIDQLDGPPDLKPDDPPTSADPPLGLFVGNLQAPAVDCILRLVRLLETPKAIPVLHPLIVREMYYWLLTGPDGPAIRRLATRSARAKRIAKAIRILRGDLKSPIRIERLAGIAGMSESSFHAHFKALTTLSPLQYQKQLRLLEARRLILTHVANASEAAHQVGYASPSQFSREYARMFGYPPSQELGARLIGWLAIAPPASSARSIKRNLEHQTGTASAPDRRSHDQNSD, encoded by the coding sequence ATGCCGCCCGATACACTCGCCGAAGCCATCACCCGCTACATGGACCGCCACCCCAGCACGGACGGCTTCTGCTCCACGGAACTCGAAGCGATGGCGTTCTCGCGCTCGGATCGACCGACATCACCGCTGCCGACCCTTTATCGGGTGGCCCTGCTCTGCATCGTCGTTCAGGGCGCGAAGCGCGTGATGCTCGGCACCGAGGCCTTCGACTATGACTCCATGCAGTACGTGGCGCCGTGCATGGACCTGCCCATGGTGGCCAACGTCACCCGCGCCACGGCCCGCGAGCCCTTTCTCGCGCTCAAGTTGGAGCTCGACATCGACATCCTCCGCGAGCTCATCGACCAACTCGACGGGCCGCCCGACCTGAAGCCCGACGATCCCCCAACCTCCGCCGACCCGCCCTTGGGGCTCTTCGTCGGCAACCTCCAAGCGCCCGCCGTCGATTGCATCCTTCGCCTCGTGCGGCTCTTGGAAACGCCAAAGGCCATCCCCGTGCTTCACCCGCTCATCGTGCGCGAGATGTACTACTGGCTGCTGACCGGCCCCGACGGCCCCGCCATCCGCCGGCTCGCCACGCGAAGCGCCCGCGCAAAGCGCATCGCCAAAGCCATCCGGATCCTGCGCGGCGATCTCAAAAGCCCGATTCGCATCGAGCGGCTCGCGGGCATCGCAGGCATGAGCGAATCGTCGTTCCACGCGCACTTCAAGGCGCTCACCACATTGAGCCCCTTGCAGTACCAGAAACAGCTGCGGCTCTTGGAGGCCCGGCGCCTGATCCTCACCCACGTGGCCAATGCCTCGGAGGCGGCGCACCAAGTCGGTTATGCGAGCCCCTCCCAGTTCAGCCGAGAATATGCGCGCATGTTCGGCTATCCACCGAGCCAGGAGCTCGGCGCGCGGCTGATCGGATGGCTCGCGATCGCGCCACCCGCGAGCTCGGCGCGGAGCATCAAAAGGAACCTCGAACACCAAACCGGAACTGCCTCGGCTCCTGATAGAAGGTCGCATGACCAAAATTCGGATTGA
- a CDS encoding TonB-dependent receptor, which yields MVTKSGSNENHASIWANWTPGALEGDREYPYFAGTAIQTRRSLANIYDLGFDRSGPISKDVLWYYAGFGLSRAIYNLDRSIYKSAPGAEHAPSEVIEARRRYHASFRSYQLFLKLDWRIDPRNKLSFTLAATPTESGGGGDYSVNPDTGLTESAVGEYNLTGTYGALAHERRSSAYDTVLKWTSTSDDKSKILDMTLGWHHQRGSTLGADGFGVGSGVGYAGVPAINYRRPSVRGINDFEQVSACEPAGTTRGAICPVPQYRTGGPGAIRVHVLDTYALKSVVTILARAAGRHVMKFGSELEWATSWASEGISGGESSSESSSDQTHTVTSTGYLTSPDRAVYLDRHVARTHGISVGGFIQDSWAIGDGITANIGVRYDNQFIIDDGGKLVLSAPNQVSPRIGLVVDPLQTGRTKLFVSYGRYAESVPLDLASRMAPSTSARRRPQPGGTASLLTYPAQGGALGSGIPDRGNVPAFAGKPMVDPDLRPQSVSEIGAGAEYELFRSGRIGVSYVRRWLNTVIEDMSGDEGATYFIGNPGRGIAKSFPEARRDYDAGTLYFIKSFGDGWLAQTSYTLSWLRGNVSGYYQPYTGRLEPHAGTSFDLKSLLVNANGDLPGDRRHSFKVYGAKDFEVTREATAQIGVSFQLRSGGPTSFRGAHPLYGPDSVFILPSGAGERLPWSANVGTHVGWSWRFESGVTVALVLDVFNLLDVHGALGRDERYTSSDVRPVPKGTRSDLPGKVRASTGEPLTPELVNPNFGHATFYQEPRQFRFGVRGSF from the coding sequence GTGGTGACCAAGTCCGGCAGCAACGAAAATCATGCATCCATTTGGGCGAACTGGACACCCGGCGCGCTGGAAGGGGACCGCGAGTATCCATACTTCGCTGGAACAGCGATTCAGACGCGTCGTTCTTTGGCGAACATATATGATCTCGGCTTCGATCGAAGCGGCCCGATCTCCAAGGACGTGCTTTGGTACTACGCCGGTTTTGGCCTCTCTCGTGCGATTTACAATCTCGATCGTTCGATCTACAAGAGCGCGCCCGGCGCGGAACACGCTCCGTCGGAGGTCATCGAGGCGCGGCGTCGGTATCATGCTTCGTTTCGCTCCTATCAGCTCTTCTTGAAATTGGATTGGCGTATCGACCCGCGCAACAAGCTCTCGTTCACGCTCGCGGCCACACCGACGGAGTCGGGCGGGGGCGGTGATTATTCCGTCAATCCTGATACCGGCCTCACCGAGAGCGCAGTTGGAGAGTACAACCTGACCGGCACGTACGGCGCATTGGCGCACGAGCGCCGATCGAGCGCGTACGATACGGTCTTGAAGTGGACGTCTACGTCCGACGATAAGTCGAAGATCCTCGACATGACCCTGGGCTGGCATCATCAACGCGGCAGCACTCTCGGGGCGGATGGTTTTGGTGTCGGCAGCGGGGTCGGCTATGCCGGTGTGCCTGCGATTAATTACCGGAGGCCGAGCGTCCGCGGAATCAACGACTTCGAGCAGGTATCGGCTTGCGAACCCGCGGGCACGACGCGAGGTGCTATTTGTCCCGTCCCCCAGTACCGTACGGGCGGGCCGGGAGCAATCCGCGTCCACGTATTGGACACCTACGCGCTCAAGAGTGTCGTCACCATCTTGGCCCGCGCCGCCGGGCGCCACGTGATGAAATTCGGCTCGGAGCTCGAGTGGGCGACGTCTTGGGCCAGCGAGGGGATTTCGGGAGGGGAGAGCAGCTCGGAATCATCGTCGGACCAGACCCACACCGTCACGAGCACGGGCTATTTGACGAGCCCGGATCGTGCCGTATACCTCGACCGCCACGTCGCGCGTACGCACGGGATCAGCGTGGGCGGTTTCATTCAGGATAGTTGGGCGATAGGCGATGGGATAACCGCCAACATCGGCGTCCGATACGATAATCAGTTCATCATCGATGACGGTGGAAAGCTCGTGCTGAGCGCTCCGAATCAAGTGTCTCCTCGAATCGGCCTCGTCGTGGACCCGCTGCAGACGGGGCGGACGAAGCTTTTCGTCAGCTATGGGCGTTACGCCGAGAGCGTGCCGCTCGACCTCGCCAGCAGGATGGCTCCGAGCACCAGCGCCAGGCGCAGGCCGCAACCCGGAGGTACGGCCTCGCTTCTCACGTATCCCGCGCAGGGTGGCGCGCTGGGTTCGGGGATCCCGGATCGCGGCAACGTGCCCGCCTTCGCCGGCAAGCCGATGGTCGATCCGGACCTCCGCCCGCAATCGGTGAGCGAGATCGGCGCCGGGGCCGAGTACGAGCTTTTCAGAAGCGGCCGTATCGGCGTCAGCTATGTCCGGCGATGGTTGAATACGGTCATCGAGGATATGAGCGGCGACGAAGGCGCAACGTACTTCATCGGCAATCCGGGGCGAGGTATCGCCAAGAGCTTTCCGGAAGCGCGCCGTGATTACGACGCCGGCACGCTCTACTTCATCAAGTCGTTTGGCGATGGTTGGCTGGCTCAGACGAGCTATACGTTGTCCTGGCTTCGGGGAAATGTTTCCGGATACTATCAACCGTATACAGGTCGGCTCGAGCCACATGCGGGGACGTCGTTCGATCTAAAATCTCTCCTCGTCAACGCCAACGGCGATCTTCCTGGCGATCGGCGTCATAGCTTCAAAGTTTACGGCGCCAAAGACTTCGAGGTGACACGGGAGGCGACTGCGCAGATCGGCGTGTCTTTCCAATTGCGCTCGGGAGGTCCTACGAGCTTTCGTGGAGCTCATCCTCTTTACGGACCCGATTCCGTGTTTATCCTTCCAAGTGGTGCGGGAGAGCGCCTGCCGTGGAGCGCGAATGTTGGCACCCACGTCGGCTGGAGCTGGCGGTTCGAGAGTGGAGTGACCGTCGCGCTCGTTCTCGATGTCTTCAACCTGCTCGACGTGCATGGCGCGCTCGGTCGAGACGAGCGCTATACGTCGAGTGACGTGAGACCGGTCCCCAAGGGGACGAGATCCGATTTGCCTGGTAAGGTGAGAGCGTCTACTGGCGAACCGCTCACACCGGAACTGGTCAATCCGAATTTTGGTCATGCGACCTTCTATCAGGAGCCGAGGCAGTTCCGGTTTGGTGTTCGAGGTTCCTTTTGA
- a CDS encoding protein kinase: METKKSPGISNSEERSRESAGSEKEEARQTFDRLPHTRTDSVKHPPAVLDPTLASAGEVRSHHPSAGQHVGGADGRRFELVRRLGDGGMAVVFLARDTLLDRLVAIKFLTNAALTTSEALERIRFEAQACARLSHENIVRLFDMGVDKGLPFLVMEYIEGSPLNLILREERIALGRAVEIMTDIARGLSEAHRAGIVHRDLKPSNVIIGKNGAAKILDFGIATMSTDADAPRWEFSGTPRYMAPEQWKGEPQDSRTDIWAAGVMLFEMLTDVSPFGRGNPSEVRNAVLSRDRAPSARSLRPDLPLEVEHILQRAMNKRTSDRFGTADELLEALLALEVAFARDAAEKIPSTTTDRLDEPSPSETSSHRVARTKRKWAARRRYIWPALVVLAVTIGVAFGRRPPKAAAPAFGSEPNRRETSAGAPAATDVDEKMAAAGNLEVTKLLEDGLRAWHDASMLEARDRFRRALELDPDSAAAHLYIAILYMGQGDTIATGHYRAAMVHRTRLGLRDRALLDAYADAVVVPRYLAGTELGLLAARARFPSDWLIADALTSVYMTMGEYTKAVHVCDSFLQNDPSLVIAQYRKYLVDSMLGNIDRARDSMKRCIHESPRADRCLGWLLFDAVRAGRCEEAEQYGDALAKFPRIPVYWSRALAGVAIRRGGTLASARAKRPNMDKDELAHIAILAGEFDRAQRALEEMKAEPANGETYEYLTSIQINIAMETKDTSRARNLADRYLERLGSSVVSNIMQGEMLSRRAQYLLGDLSPAAFAEHRRRWVEQEATSKDYHRTKEEWEYTHALAAKTASDFVNAVHVYDDYRDTVSEMWSGVDFDWIVGRVYLFAGEVERALPVLRRAASNCDIIAGPLEHVWANLDLGTALERQGDLPGACAAYAVVQQRWGHEPRSVSARKARERSTVLHCTREAE, encoded by the coding sequence ATGGAAACCAAGAAGAGCCCGGGGATCTCGAACTCCGAGGAGCGTAGTCGCGAGAGCGCGGGCTCCGAAAAGGAAGAGGCCCGCCAGACGTTCGACCGATTACCGCACACACGCACGGACAGTGTGAAACACCCGCCCGCGGTCCTTGACCCGACGCTCGCGTCCGCGGGCGAGGTGCGAAGTCACCATCCGAGCGCGGGACAGCATGTCGGTGGCGCGGATGGCCGGAGGTTCGAGCTCGTCCGCCGTTTGGGCGATGGTGGCATGGCCGTCGTATTCCTTGCGCGCGACACGCTCCTCGATCGGCTGGTGGCTATCAAGTTTCTCACCAACGCCGCGCTTACGACCAGCGAAGCGCTGGAGCGCATTCGATTCGAGGCGCAAGCTTGCGCACGCCTAAGCCATGAGAACATCGTGCGCCTCTTCGATATGGGCGTCGACAAGGGACTGCCGTTTCTCGTGATGGAGTACATCGAGGGTAGCCCGCTCAACCTGATATTGCGCGAGGAGCGCATCGCGCTCGGGCGCGCGGTCGAAATCATGACGGATATCGCAAGGGGGCTCTCCGAAGCACATCGCGCGGGAATCGTGCACCGCGATTTGAAACCAAGCAATGTGATCATCGGCAAGAACGGGGCTGCGAAGATCCTCGACTTCGGCATTGCGACCATGAGCACGGACGCCGACGCGCCAAGATGGGAGTTTTCGGGGACACCCCGGTACATGGCTCCGGAGCAATGGAAGGGTGAGCCTCAAGACTCGCGAACCGACATCTGGGCGGCCGGCGTCATGCTCTTCGAGATGCTCACCGATGTTTCACCATTTGGGAGAGGGAATCCTTCGGAGGTGCGAAATGCGGTGCTCTCTCGAGATCGAGCGCCGTCCGCCCGCAGCCTCCGACCCGATTTGCCCCTCGAGGTGGAGCACATTTTACAGCGCGCGATGAACAAGCGAACCTCCGACCGCTTCGGTACGGCCGACGAGCTGCTCGAAGCATTGCTCGCCCTCGAAGTCGCATTCGCGCGCGATGCCGCGGAAAAAATCCCCTCGACCACGACAGACCGGCTCGATGAACCGTCGCCGAGTGAGACCTCATCCCATCGCGTAGCTCGCACGAAACGAAAGTGGGCCGCTCGACGCCGTTACATTTGGCCCGCCCTCGTCGTGCTCGCGGTCACGATCGGGGTGGCATTCGGACGCCGGCCACCAAAGGCTGCGGCGCCCGCGTTCGGCTCCGAGCCCAATCGGCGGGAGACGTCGGCGGGGGCTCCTGCCGCAACGGACGTGGACGAAAAGATGGCCGCTGCCGGAAATCTCGAAGTGACGAAGCTCCTCGAGGATGGACTTCGGGCTTGGCACGATGCTTCGATGTTGGAAGCCAGGGATCGTTTTCGAAGGGCGCTCGAGCTCGATCCGGACTCGGCCGCGGCCCACCTGTACATTGCCATTTTGTATATGGGACAAGGCGACACGATCGCAACAGGTCACTATCGGGCAGCCATGGTTCACCGCACACGACTCGGGCTACGGGATCGTGCGCTACTCGATGCGTATGCGGATGCCGTGGTCGTTCCTCGATACCTAGCCGGGACCGAGCTCGGCCTACTCGCCGCGCGAGCCCGTTTTCCTTCCGACTGGCTCATCGCCGATGCCCTAACCAGTGTGTACATGACGATGGGGGAATATACAAAAGCCGTTCATGTGTGCGACTCGTTCTTGCAAAATGATCCCTCGCTCGTAATCGCGCAGTATAGAAAGTATTTGGTAGATTCGATGCTTGGCAACATCGACCGAGCCCGCGATTCCATGAAACGATGCATCCATGAGTCCCCTAGAGCAGACCGTTGCCTCGGCTGGCTTCTATTCGATGCAGTCCGAGCGGGGCGATGTGAGGAGGCGGAGCAGTATGGAGATGCGCTGGCAAAGTTTCCACGTATTCCCGTGTACTGGTCGCGCGCACTCGCAGGGGTGGCGATCCGTCGCGGTGGCACGCTCGCGAGTGCGCGCGCAAAGCGCCCCAATATGGATAAAGACGAGCTCGCACATATCGCTATTTTGGCGGGAGAGTTCGACCGTGCGCAACGCGCGCTGGAGGAGATGAAGGCCGAGCCGGCTAACGGAGAAACCTACGAATACTTGACATCGATTCAGATCAATATTGCCATGGAGACGAAAGATACGAGCCGGGCGCGTAATTTGGCGGATCGATATCTCGAGCGGCTCGGCAGCTCGGTGGTGTCGAACATCATGCAGGGAGAAATGCTTTCGCGCAGAGCACAGTATCTTTTGGGAGACCTGTCCCCAGCAGCGTTCGCAGAACACAGACGACGGTGGGTAGAGCAGGAGGCCACCAGCAAGGACTACCATCGAACGAAGGAGGAGTGGGAGTATACGCACGCGCTCGCGGCCAAGACGGCTAGCGATTTCGTGAATGCCGTGCACGTGTACGACGATTATCGAGACACCGTATCCGAAATGTGGAGCGGCGTCGACTTCGATTGGATCGTAGGTCGCGTGTACCTATTCGCGGGCGAGGTCGAGAGAGCTCTTCCCGTGTTGCGGCGTGCAGCGAGTAATTGTGATATAATTGCCGGACCGCTCGAGCATGTATGGGCAAACCTCGACCTCGGAACGGCGCTGGAGCGGCAGGGGGACCTGCCGGGAGCGTGCGCCGCCTACGCGGTGGTTCAGCAGCGCTGGGGTCATGAACCGCGGAGCGTCTCGGCGCGAAAGGCCCGTGAGCGCAGCACGGTGCTGCATTGTACGAGAGAGGCCGAGTAG